The Curtobacterium herbarum genome contains the following window.
CGCCGGCGTCGAGCCCGGTGCGGACGTCGGCCGGCTCCACGGCGAGGGGCAGCGGGAACCCCTCGCCGAACGCGTCGAGCTCGCCGATGTCGACCTGTTCGCGCTGCTGGCGGCGACCACGGCGGGCCAGGAAGACCATCAGGGCGATGAGGGCCAGGACGATCCCGACGACGATGCCGGCGGTGCGGATCGCCGACCAGAGCGCCTCCTGCTGGTCGGCCTGCTGCTGCGCCTCGAGCGCCTTCGCGGCGTCGTCGGCGGCGCTGGTGTCGAAGTCCATCACCGCGACCTTGACCTGGTCGCCCCGGGTCGCGTCGACACCGGCGGCGTTCGCCACCAGGTCGTTGATGCTCTGCAGGTTGACGCCCTGCACGGACTTCGCCTTGGCGTTCAGCGCGACCGAGATCGTCTGGCGGTCCATCGCCCCGGCCGGGATCTGCGTGGTCTCGGTGGTCTTGTCGACGGCGTTGTTCTTCGTCGCGGACTGGTTCTCGTACCCACCGTCGCCGGTCCCGGTGCCCGTCTTCGCGGTGCCGTTCGGGACGGCGATGTTGTCCGGGCCGAGCACACCGGTCGCACCGGTGCCGGCACCGCTCGCGCCGGCGCCGTACTGCTCCTTCGTGGACGACTCGTTGAGCGCCACCGGGCCGGTCGTCGGCGTCGTGAAGGACTCGGTCGTGCGGGTGCCGGAGTTGTCGCTCATGGTCGCGGCGACGACGACGCTGGCGTTGCCCGCCCCGAGCGTGGTGTCGAGCAGGTCCTGGACCTTCTTGCTCGTCGCGGCGTCGTAGTCGGCGGCCTGGTCGGTGCCGGACCCGGTCGCTCCGGTGCCGACGGCCGACAGGGTCTGGCCCTTCTGGTCGACCACCGAGACGTCGGTCGGCTGCATGCCCTCGACGGCAGCGCTGGTGAGGTGCACGATCGCCTGGACCTGGTCGGTGTCGAGCTGGGCACCGTTCTTCGTGGCGATGAAGACGGACGCGGTGGGGTCCTTCTCCTCGGACACGAAGACCGACTTCTTCGGGATCGCCAGCTGCACGCTCGCGGTCTGCACGCCGTCCATCGCGGAGATCGTCTTGGCGAGCTCGCCCTCGATCGCGCGCTTGTAGGTGACGTCCTGCTGGAACTCGGAGCTCGTGACGCCCATGGTGTCGAGCAGCGAGTAGCCGCCCTCGTTCGACGACGGCAGCCCGTTCGAGGCGGCCTTGAGCCGCTCGGTGTAGACCTTCGACTGCGGCACCAGGATCGTCGCGCCGCCGTCGGTGAGCTGGAACGGCACACCGTCGGTCGTCAGCTGGTCGGTGACCGAGCTGGCGTCCGCCGCGGCCAGACCGGTGAACAGCGGCGCGTAGGACGGCTTGCCGAGCCAGGACGCCAGCGCGATCCCGCCGAGCACGAGCGCCGCGATGCCGATGACCGCGATGGTCCGCTGCGCGGCCGTGAACCCCTTGACGTACGCGCCGAGACGGCCGAGCACGTTCTGGATGCCGGCGGGCATCAGGCCTGCATCCGCATGATCTCGTTGAACGCGTCGACGCCCTTGTTGCGGACGGCGGCGACGAGTTCGAGGGTGACCTGGGCGCGGGTGGACGCGATGGTGGCGTCGTGGATGTCGTCGAGGTTGCCCGTGACGGCCTGCAGCGCCAGGGTCTTCGAGTCGCTCTGCAGCTGCTGCAGGCCGTCGACGGCGTTGCCGAGACTCGCGGCGAACCCGTCGCCCCCGCTGCCGGAGACCGCGGACGAGCCGCGGTCGCTGCTGGTGCCGGTGACGTCGGTCACGGCGTTCGTCATCGCGTTGGTGGTCACACCGTTCACGGCGTCGATGGGCATCAGTTCTTCCCGATCTGCAGTGCCGCCTCGTAGGCGGTCTTGGCACGGTCGACCACGGCGGCGTTCGCCTGGTAGCCGCGCTGGGCCATGATGAGGTCCGCCATCTGCGTGCCGAGGTCGATGTCCGGCATCCGGACGTACCCTTCGGCGTTCGCGAGCGGGTTGTCCGGGTCGTAGGTCACGCGGCCGGCGGCGCTGCCGAACGCGGCGCCCTTGACGTAGGCGCCGGAGACGCCGTTGCCCTCCTGGACCTCGACGTAGCGGGCCTGGAACGCGGAGTCGTCCATCGAGCGGACGGTGTTGACGTTGGCGATGTTGTCCGAGATCGCGTCGAGCCACTTCCGGTGCACGGTCATGCCGGTGCTCGCGATCCCGATCGCGTCGAAGGTCGTCACGAGTTCGTCCGCATCGCCGCACGGACCTGGGTGAGCTCGGAGTTCATCGCCTGCGTCGCGAACTGGTACCGCAGCACGGTGTCGACGTTGGAGAGCGTCTCCTCGTCCAGGTCGACGTTGTTGCCGTTCGTGTTCGTCGGCTCGAGGCTCCGCGCGACGGTCGGCGTGGTGTGGCCGTCGCCCTCGACGACGGACTTCGCCAGTGCGTCCTCGAACTGCACCTTCTCGGCGTGGTAGTTCGTGGTGTTGATGTTCGCGATGTTGTTCGCGATGACGCGCTGGCGCATCGACAGACCGTCGAGTGCGCTCTGCAGCGCGGCCGACGTCACGGAGTCGAACACGGATGGGTCCCCTCGTCGGGCGTCGTCCAGCGGGACGTCGCCGAGGCGGTGGTGGCCGATCCGTGGCCGGGTGGTCGAGCGATCCGTGCTCGACAGGGGCTATCGGCGCGGCGTCCGAGCGGTGTTAGCGCTCGCCCCGAACGGGGGCCGGTCCGCCCGCTACGCGCTCGCGTCGAGGTAGACGGCGGCCTGCGGGGTGCGCGTCCCGTCGACCGCGCGGAGCGCGGCGAGGTGCTCGAGCGTCACCCGGCGGGCGTCCTCGACGGCGGCGATCCGGTCGCGCTGCGCGGCGAGCAGCCGGGAGGCACGGCCCACCAGCTCGCGCGGCACCGGTCCCAGCCCGGTCGGCTCGGACCAGGGGGTCGTGGTCGCGTCGCCGAGGCTCGTTTCGAGGTCGGCGAGGGCCGCCTCCCAGCGGGCGTGCGCCGCGGTGTCGTCGATGGACACGGCGGCGTCGACGGACACGGTGTCGTCGACGGTCGCGACGGCCTCGGCGTCAGGCGACACCGAGCGCCCCACCCGCGGTGTGCTGCGGAGCGACCGGGGTCGCCGGCAACGAGGCCGCCGCGTCGTGCCACGCCTGGCGGAGCGGGTCGAGGATCCGGATGCAGTCGCGGGTGGCCTGGACGTCCCGGTGCACGTTCGCCGTGATGAGCGAGGTCGACGCGTAGTTGTACACGGCGAGCAGTCCCTCGCCGCCGTCCCAGACGTCGATCTTCAGCGTCGAGGACAGCTCCCCGACGATGGCCTGCGCGTGCAGGAGCTGCTCGCGGGCAGTGTCCCAGTCGGCGGCGACCTGGGCGGTCTCGGCGCGGTGCAGGTCGAGCAGCAGCCGGTCGTAGAGCATCGTGACGAGCTGCGCGGGTGTCGCCGACAGCACCGCCTCGTTCGTGTACTGGGCGCGGCGCTGGTCGGTGACGGTGCGGGGCTTCGCGGCCTGCCGGAAGGCGGCGGACCCGCTGAGGTCGAAGGCGTTCATGACGGTTCTCCTACGGCTCACTGGGACAGCGACGAGAGCTGACCGGCGAGCCAGCTGGACTGCGACTGCAGTTTGCTGAGGCTGGTCTCGAGCGCGGCGTACTGCGTCTGCAGCGTCGCCCGGCGCATGGTCAGTCGGTCGGTCCACGAGTCGATCTGGGTGGTGAGGTCCGTGACCACGGACTGCTTGCCCGTGATCGCGGTCGTGATGGAGCCGGTGTACTTGTCGCTCGCGGCCGTGGCGGCGTCCGCGACGGCCTGCGCCACCCCGGACATGATCGCCTGCGTGCCGGCGGGGTCGGCGGCCAGGGCCTTCTGGAACGCGGCGGCGTCGAAGTCGAAGTCGCCGTCCTTCGAGATGACGATGCCGATCGACGACGGCGACCTCCCGTCGACCGGGGTCGACATCGCACTCGTCAGGCGCTGGACGGCCGACCGTGTGGTGGCGTCGCCGAGCAGGACACCGGCCGTGGTGCTCGTGGTCCCGTTCGTCGGGCTGGTCGTGCTCGTCACACCGGTGTTCGACGCGTAGTACGACGTGACGGCGTTGAGCGCGTCGACGAGCCCGGACGCCACGGCCTGCGCCTTCGTGCTGTCCCGGCCGACCGTGACGGTGGTCGGGTCGGTCGAGGCCTTCGACACCGTGACGCTGACACCGGGCAGCAGGTCGGCGAACGTGTTCGTCCCGCTCGTGACGGTCTGCGCTGCAGCCGTGCCGGCCCACAGGGTGACCGACGCGTCGGAGGCCCGGGTCACCACCGCCGCGCCGGGCTCGGCCAGCACGTCGGTCGCGGTCCCGGCGGTCACGTCCGCCGCGGTGCCCCGGTGCAGGGTGAAGCCGTTCGCGGCGCCCGTCGTGGTGCTCGTCAGCTGCAGCCGGTAGAGCTTCGTGCCGTCGGCGTCGGTCCCCGCGGCGACCTTCGTGGCGGTGACCCCGGCGGCGGAGCCGTTGATCGCCGTCACGGTGTCGTCGAGCGAGCCCGACGCCGGCGTGACCGTGGTGCTCGTGCCGTCCGGCTTCGTGAACGTCAGCGCCGACGCGGTGTCCCCCCAGGACAACATCGCGGCGGTGACACCGACCTGTGCGGCGGCCGTCTGCCCGACCGTGACGGACACGGACCCGGCGGTGGCGGTCGCACTCGCCGAGACGGTCACGTTCGTGGCGCTCGACGACGCCGTGTACAGGTCGAGCGAGCCGGGCTTCGCGGCGACCGCGGCCTTGGTGGCCAGGGACTGCACGAGCCCGTTGATGGTCTGCAGCGACGAGATGAAGGAGTTGGTCGTGGTGACCTTCGCCTTGAGCAGCGACTGCGGGACCTGTTCGACGCTCATCAGCGAGTTGATGAGGTCGGTGGTCTTGAGCCCGGAGACCAGACCGTCGATCGCGAGCGAGCTGCTCGTCGCGGACGTGGTGGACATCGCTGGCTCCCCGGTGGTCGGCGGCTCGGAGGACGGGTGGACCGACCGTGGTCAGTCGGCAGGGGTGGACGCCACCACCGGGGAGCACGCGAACGGCTCCGCGGTGGTGGCGACCGGTGCGACTAGCGGAGCAGCGACAGGACGCCCTGCGTGCTCTGGTTCGCCTGCGCGAGCATCGACGTGCCGGCCTGGCTGAGGATGTTGTCGCGCGTGTACTTGACCATCTCCTCCGCCATGTCGACGTCGGTGATGCGGGACTTCGCCGCGGTGAGGTTCTCCTTGGCCACGTTCGTCACGTTGATGGCGTGGTCGAAGCGGTTCTGGACAGCACCGATGCTCGAGCGTGCCTCGGACACGGTCTTGATCTGGGCGTCGATCGTGGTGATCGCCGCCTGGGCGTCGGCGTTGCTGGCGAAGCTGATCTTCGCGGCGACGGCGTTGCCGTCCGCGTCGGTCCCGCCGGCCACGGTCAGGTTGCTGGCGATGTCCTTGACGTTCGCCTTGCCGAGGTCGACCGAGATCTGCGAGGACTCACCCGCGTTCGCACCGACCTGGAAGGTCAGCTTGCCGTCCTTGGCGGTTCCCGCCGAGCCGTCGAGCAGGTTGATGCCGTTGAAGTTCGTCGAGCTCGCGATGCGGCCCAGCTCCTTCTGCAGCTCCCCCACCTCGGTGGTGATGGCGGTGCGCGAGTCGGCGTTGTTCGAGTCGTTGCCGGCCTGGACGGCCAGGTCGCGCATGCGCTGGAGGATCGAGTGGGTCTCGGTGAGGCCACCTTCAGCGGTCTGCACGACGGAGATGCCGTCCTGCGCGTTGCGGGCGGCGACCGTGAGGCCACCGACCTGGGACTTCAGACCCTCGGAGATCGACAGACCGGCAGCGTCGTCGGCAGCACGGTTGATGCGGAGGCCGCTCGAGAGCTTCTCGAGGGACTTCGACAGGTCGTTCTGCGTCGCGTTGAGGTTCCGGTACGTGTTGAGTGCCGAGAGGTTGGTGTTGATGGACATACCCATGATGTGTTCCTCCGTGAAACTGGGCCGATCGTCAGTCCGTCCGTGGGCTGACAGGGGTCCCTCTCGGCCGTGTGGCCGGAGGCGTTAGACGATCCGTCCGACGATTTCGCCGTCGGACCGCCGGTCGGTCAACTGGCCGCGACGACGCCGGCCGAGGTCGCGTCCTGCACCGCGCGGGTGATGCCGGCGGCGGCGTTCGTGGCGACGCGGGCCAGGTAGGCGCTCCGTCGGGCCGCGGTGGTGCGGGACGCCGGCGCGGGGGCGAACCCGCCGTCGCCGTAGTGCTCGGCGAGACCGTCGCGGAGCAGGCGCATCGCTTCCGACCGCTGCTGCGAGACGGCGGAGTGGGTGATGCCGAGCTCGGCGGCGACGTCGGTGACGGTGCGGTCGCCGAAGTACACGGCCTCGACGATCAGGCGCATCCGGTCGGGCAGCGCCTGCACGGCGGCGACCAGGTAGCGGCGCTTCTCGGCCTCGAGCAGGTCCTCACCCGGCAGCGGCAGGTCGGCGGCGACGGTGTCGTGCACGGTCTCGTCGATCGTGCCGACGGTGCGGGCGGCGTCGGTGAGCGCGTCCACGGCGGTCTGCCGGTCGACGCCCATCGCGTCGGCGATCTCCTGCGGGGTGACGCGACGCCCGAGACCGGCGGACAGCGCCTCCTGGGTGGCGAGGGTCTCGCGGATGCGCTTCCGGGTGCCGCGGCTGGCCCAGTCGCCGGCACGCAGGTCGTCGGCGATCGCGCCGGTGATGCGGGTCCGGGCGTAGGCGCCGAACGGCACGCCGAGCGTCGGGTCGAAGGCGTCGGCGGCCTGCACCAGGGCGACCGAGCCGACCTGTCCGAGGTCGTCGCGGCTGAGGTGTGTGGCGCGGGCGCAGGTCTCGGCGACGATGTACCCGACGAGCGGCAGGTGTTCGACGATCATCGCGTTGCGTGCGGTGCGGTCCATGGTGTTCCCCTGGTCGTCCTGTGTGGCTGACCCGTCCGTGGGCATGACGAACGCCGGCGTCGGGACCGCCGGGTACGTCGGAGAACCGCGGGGGTCCGTCCCCGCGGTGCGCTCGTGTCCGGACGCGAGCCCTGGACACGAGCCGGGGTCGTCCCCCGGTGCTGTTCTCGAACCTATCGGCTGCCTGAGTGCTCAGGGAGTCCCCGTTCGTACCCAGTGCGGGGGTGGGTACACCCCAGCAGTGTCCGCACTTCTGCGGACATCGGACAGTGTGTCCCCCGATCTGAGGACATGGCGTCCGGCGCTTACGCCCGGGCCGTCCCCGTCGATAACCCCTGGTGACCGCAGCCGGCGGTCGCGACCGATCCCGGAGGGAGCTGATGAGCGTGAACGACCTGTCCGCCGTCCTGTGGCGCGAACGAGAACTACTCGAACTGCTCACGTTCAAGCTCGAGGAGGAGCAGCTCCTGCTCGCCGCCGGGCGCTCCCGGTGGATCTCGCACGCCAGCCGCGAGGTCGAGCAGGTCCTCGACCGGCTCCGCACCACCGGACTCGAGCGCAGCGCCCAGAGCGCCGCCGTCGCCGAGGAGTGGGGCATGCCCTCCGACGCCCCGCTCCGCGAGGTCGTCGCCGCTGCCCCGTCCGGGCCGTGGGGCGAGATCCTCGCGTCGCACCTCGCCGCGATGCTCGAGCTCACCACCCGCATCGGTTCGCTGCGGGACGAGAACGACCGCTTCCTCCGCATCGCCGCCCAGGCCACGCAGGAGACCCTCGCCGGCACCGTGACCGACGCCGACACCTACGACGCCAGCGGTTCGTCCGGCACCGCCACCGACGGCGCACGCCTCTTCGACGGGAGCCTGTAGCGATGGTGAGCACCTTCGGCTCGCTGCAGACCGCGTACTCCGGGCTCGCCGCAGCCCGCGCCGGCCTCGACGTCACCGGCCAGAACATGGCGAACGTCGGCACCACCGGGTACACCCGGCAGCGGATCGTGCAGACCGAGGTCGGCGCCCCCGCCCAGACCGGCTTCGTCCGCGGCACCGCGGCGCTCGCCGGCCAGGGCGTGTCCGTCGACGCGATCGCCCGCCTGGCGTCCTCGACGCTGGACACCCGCGTCCGGTTCTCGGCCGGTGCCGCCGCGTACGCCGACACCCGCGCCGCCGCTCTCGACCAGCTCGAGACCGGCCTGCACGAACCGGGTGCCGACGGGCTGTCCGCGAAGCTCGACGGGCTCTGGTCCGCCTGGAGCGACCTCGCGACGCACATCGACGACCCGGGCTCGGCCAGCGCCCTGATCGGTGCGGCGACGACCGTCGCCACCGCCCTGGCCGCCGGGTCGTCCGCCGTCGACGCGCAGTGGTCCGCCACCCGTTCGGCCCTCGCCACGCAGGTCGGCCAGCTCAACGACGCCGCGCAGCAGGTCGCCGACCTCAACGGGGCGATCCGCACCGCGGTGGCCTCCGGCGGCACGGCGAACGAGCTCCTCGACCAGCGCGACCAGCTCACCGAGCGGATCGCGACCCTGACCGGCGCGGCCGTCCGCGACAACGGCGACGGCACGGTCGACGTCGTCATCGGCGGCAACCCGCTCGTCCAGGGCACCACCGCGCGCGGCGTCACGCTCGACGGGCCGCCCACCCTCGGTGCGATGAACACGGCGGCGGGCACCGGGAAGCCGACCGCCCCGTCCCTCAGCTGGGTCGGCGGCTCGGTCGGTCCGGTCGCCCTCGACGGCGGCTCGATCGCCGGCGGCCTGTCCCTGCTCGCGCCGGCGAACGACACCCACACCGGCGGTGCGCTGGCCGAGGCCTCCGCCGCCCACGACCGCGTCGCGACCGAGCTGGCCACCAGGGTCAACGCGCTGCACGCCACCGGCACGACCCCCTCGGGGACGACCGGCGCCGCGTTCTTCGCCCTCGCGCCCGGGGTCCCCGCCGCCCGGGGGCTGTCCGTCGTCCCCACCGACGGCTCCGGCCTCGCGACCCGGAGCGCCACCGGGCAGTTCGACGCCTCGGTGCTCACCGCCATCGCGGGCATCGGCTCGGGAGCCGGAGGCCCGGACGCGACCTGGGCGACGTTCGTGACGGGGGTGGGCAGCGCCTCCCGGACGGCCTCGTCGGAATCGACGCTCACCGGACTCGCCCTGACCAACGCGCGCACGCAGCAGCAGTCGAGCGCCGGCGTCGACATGGACGAGGAGAACGTCTCCCTGCTCGCGTACCAGCACGCCTACCAGGGTGCGGCGCGGGTGCTGACCGCCGTCGACGAGATGCTCGACACCATCATCAACCGCCTCGGCCTCGTCGGGAGGAGCTGACCGTGATCACCCGTGTGACCACCCAGATGACCATGGCCGCCGCGCAGGCGCGGCTGCAGGCCGGAGCCGCGAAGGTCGCCGACCTGACCGACCAGGCCACCACGCTCAAGGCGATCCGGAAGCCGTCCGACGACCCGGCCGGCACCGCGACCGCCATGCAGGTGCGGAAGGAGCAGGCGCAGGCCGCCCAGCACGCCCGCAACGCCGACGACGCCGTCGGCTGGCTCGCCACGACCGACACCGCCCTGGCCGACGTCGGGAACGTCCTCGGCAAGGTCCGCGACCTCACCGTGCAGGCCGCCAGTGACAGCACGGGCAACGCCACGGCCCGCGACGCCTTCGTCACGGAACTGCAGGGCCTGAAGGCCGACCTGCTCAGCACCGCGAACACGAAGTACGGCACCCGTTCGGTGTTCGCCGGGTCCTCACCCGCGGGCACCGCCTACGCCGACGACACCACGTGGGCGGGCAGCGCGAGCACGAGCGTCACCCGGACGATCGGCACTGGAGACCAGGTCCGCGTCGACACCGACGGCAGCGCCGTCTTCGGGACCGGGAGCTCGTCGGTCTTCGCGCTCCTCGACGGCATCGTCGCCGACCTGCAGGCAGGCACGAACGTGAACCCACGACTCGCCCAGATCGACGCCGCCCAGCTCGCCGTGCGCGGTGCCCAGGCGGACGTCGGCGTCCGTCACTCCGCCGCGCTGTCCGCACAGGACTCGCTGAAGACACTGTCCACCACCCTGGAGGGCCGCCGCTCCGGTGTCGAGGACAAGGCCCTCGCCCAGGCCGTCCTGGACCTGCAGATCCAGAGCACCAACTACCAGGCAGCCCTCGCCGTCACCGCGAAGGTCCTGCAGCCGACCCTGATGGACTACCTCCGATGAGCATCGACCTCACCTTCCCCGTCGCACCGTTCGGCCTCGAGCCGCTGCACGCCTTCACGCTCGACCTGGTCGAGGGCACCGAGGGCCTGTTCGCCCTGGTCGGCTCGGGCACCACCGCCGCCGGGGTCGACGCCCCGCGGCTCTACCTGCTCGACGCCGCGGTGCACCTGCCCGACTACGCCCCGCTGCTGTCCGACGAGCAGGCCGACGGCATCGGGCTGACCCGTGCCGAGGACGCGATGCTGCTCGTCGTCGCGAACCCGGACACCGCGGGCACCACCGTCAACCTGCTCGCCCCCGTCGTCGTGAACGCCCGGACCGGCGTCGGTGCGCAGTGCATCCTTGAGGACCAGGACCTGCCGGTCCGCGCGGAGCTCGTGCGCAGCTGAGGGACGTCGGCGCCCAGCGTCCCCGGGCACCCCACGGGTAGCGTCGACCGCATGTCCAGCTCCTCGAAGGACCACGACGCGCTCGTGCCCATGCCGCCCGCGCCCGTGCAGTCCGCCACCACGCCCGACGGCCAGCGCGTCCAACCGGACGCCCCCGCCTGGAACGGCTGGCTCGACCGGGCGATCTCGGTCCAGCGTCCGGTCGTCGTCGCCCACGTCGCCCGCGTCCGTCGCCGACACCCGGACGCCTCCCCCGCGCAGGTCGTCGAGATCCTGGAACGCCAGTACCTCACCGCCGTGACGTCCGGTGGCGCCGCGGTCGGTGCCAGTGCGGTCATCCCCGGCGTCGGCATGATCGCGAGCCTCGGGCTCAGCGGCGCCGAGACCGTGGGCTTCCTCGAGGCCAGCGCGCTGTTCGCCCAGTCCGTCACCGAGGTGCACGGCATCACCGTCGAGGACCCGGAACGCGCCCGCGCCCTGGTCATGGCGATGATGCTCGGCGCGCCGGGCACCCAGCTCGTGAAGCAGCTCGCCGGCCAGGCCAGCGGCGGCCAGGGCCGCACTGCCTTCTGGGGTGAACTCGTGACGTCGTCGCTGCCGAAGTCGGCGATCAGCGGCATCGGCGGGAAGCTCCGGGCCTCGTTCGTGAAGCGCTTCCTGACCCGTCAGGGCACGTCGATCCTCGGCCGCGCGATCCCGTTCGGCATCGGTGCGGTCGTCGGCGGCCTCGGCAACCACGCGCTCGGCCGGAAGGTCGTGCAGTCCTCACGCACCGCGTTCGGCCCGCCGCCCGCGCACTTCACCGTCGTGCTGCAGCCCTCCGGTGGCGAGGAGCAGCAGCCGCCGAAGCGGCTGAGCAAGCGGCAGCAGCGTGCCCTGGAGCGCGGTCGCGACCACTGACGCGGCGCGCGCGACGTGACGCAACGGGAGGCTCCCCACCAGCTGGTGGGGAGCCTCCCGTTGCGTCGGGCCGGTTGCCGGTCGTCTCCCGCGACCCAGTCAGTGACGACGGGTCGGCGTGACGACGACCTGGCCGGCGTGGGCGAAGCCGCCGCCGAAGCCGAACAGCAGCGCCGGGACGCCCTCGGGCAGATCCCCGCGGTGCCACGCCTTCGACAGCCCGAGCGGAACGCTCGCCGCCGAGGTGTTGCCGGACTCGACGACGTCGCGGACGACGTACTTGTCCTCGCCGCCGAGTGCGGTGACCAGGGGCTCGATGATCCGCAGGTTCGCCTGGTGGAACGCGAACACGCCGATGTCGTCGAGGGTCAGGCCGGCGCGTTCG
Protein-coding sequences here:
- the flgK gene encoding flagellar hook-associated protein FlgK; translated protein: MVSTFGSLQTAYSGLAAARAGLDVTGQNMANVGTTGYTRQRIVQTEVGAPAQTGFVRGTAALAGQGVSVDAIARLASSTLDTRVRFSAGAAAYADTRAAALDQLETGLHEPGADGLSAKLDGLWSAWSDLATHIDDPGSASALIGAATTVATALAAGSSAVDAQWSATRSALATQVGQLNDAAQQVADLNGAIRTAVASGGTANELLDQRDQLTERIATLTGAAVRDNGDGTVDVVIGGNPLVQGTTARGVTLDGPPTLGAMNTAAGTGKPTAPSLSWVGGSVGPVALDGGSIAGGLSLLAPANDTHTGGALAEASAAHDRVATELATRVNALHATGTTPSGTTGAAFFALAPGVPAARGLSVVPTDGSGLATRSATGQFDASVLTAIAGIGSGAGGPDATWATFVTGVGSASRTASSESTLTGLALTNARTQQQSSAGVDMDEENVSLLAYQHAYQGAARVLTAVDEMLDTIINRLGLVGRS
- the fliS gene encoding flagellar export chaperone FliS yields the protein MNAFDLSGSAAFRQAAKPRTVTDQRRAQYTNEAVLSATPAQLVTMLYDRLLLDLHRAETAQVAADWDTAREQLLHAQAIVGELSSTLKIDVWDGGEGLLAVYNYASTSLITANVHRDVQATRDCIRILDPLRQAWHDAAASLPATPVAPQHTAGGALGVA
- the fliE gene encoding flagellar hook-basal body complex protein FliE — protein: MPIDAVNGVTTNAMTNAVTDVTGTSSDRGSSAVSGSGGDGFAASLGNAVDGLQQLQSDSKTLALQAVTGNLDDIHDATIASTRAQVTLELVAAVRNKGVDAFNEIMRMQA
- a CDS encoding flagellin N-terminal helical domain-containing protein; amino-acid sequence: MITRVTTQMTMAAAQARLQAGAAKVADLTDQATTLKAIRKPSDDPAGTATAMQVRKEQAQAAQHARNADDAVGWLATTDTALADVGNVLGKVRDLTVQAASDSTGNATARDAFVTELQGLKADLLSTANTKYGTRSVFAGSSPAGTAYADDTTWAGSASTSVTRTIGTGDQVRVDTDGSAVFGTGSSSVFALLDGIVADLQAGTNVNPRLAQIDAAQLAVRGAQADVGVRHSAALSAQDSLKTLSTTLEGRRSGVEDKALAQAVLDLQIQSTNYQAALAVTAKVLQPTLMDYLR
- a CDS encoding flagellar basal body rod protein FlgC, yielding MTTFDAIGIASTGMTVHRKWLDAISDNIANVNTVRSMDDSAFQARYVEVQEGNGVSGAYVKGAAFGSAAGRVTYDPDNPLANAEGYVRMPDIDLGTQMADLIMAQRGYQANAAVVDRAKTAYEAALQIGKN
- the fliF gene encoding flagellar basal-body MS-ring/collar protein FliF; translation: MPAGIQNVLGRLGAYVKGFTAAQRTIAVIGIAALVLGGIALASWLGKPSYAPLFTGLAAADASSVTDQLTTDGVPFQLTDGGATILVPQSKVYTERLKAASNGLPSSNEGGYSLLDTMGVTSSEFQQDVTYKRAIEGELAKTISAMDGVQTASVQLAIPKKSVFVSEEKDPTASVFIATKNGAQLDTDQVQAIVHLTSAAVEGMQPTDVSVVDQKGQTLSAVGTGATGSGTDQAADYDAATSKKVQDLLDTTLGAGNASVVVAATMSDNSGTRTTESFTTPTTGPVALNESSTKEQYGAGASGAGTGATGVLGPDNIAVPNGTAKTGTGTGDGGYENQSATKNNAVDKTTETTQIPAGAMDRQTISVALNAKAKSVQGVNLQSINDLVANAAGVDATRGDQVKVAVMDFDTSAADDAAKALEAQQQADQQEALWSAIRTAGIVVGIVLALIALMVFLARRGRRQQREQVDIGELDAFGEGFPLPLAVEPADVRTGLDAGDAPTVALQALPHDDAPTEVLTTDEITAERRRQDIAALAERDPKRTAELLRGLLDDRASV
- the fliW gene encoding flagellar assembly protein FliW, whose product is MSIDLTFPVAPFGLEPLHAFTLDLVEGTEGLFALVGSGTTAAGVDAPRLYLLDAAVHLPDYAPLLSDEQADGIGLTRAEDAMLLVVANPDTAGTTVNLLAPVVVNARTGVGAQCILEDQDLPVRAELVRS
- a CDS encoding sigma-70 family RNA polymerase sigma factor; this encodes MDRTARNAMIVEHLPLVGYIVAETCARATHLSRDDLGQVGSVALVQAADAFDPTLGVPFGAYARTRITGAIADDLRAGDWASRGTRKRIRETLATQEALSAGLGRRVTPQEIADAMGVDRQTAVDALTDAARTVGTIDETVHDTVAADLPLPGEDLLEAEKRRYLVAAVQALPDRMRLIVEAVYFGDRTVTDVAAELGITHSAVSQQRSEAMRLLRDGLAEHYGDGGFAPAPASRTTAARRSAYLARVATNAAAGITRAVQDATSAGVVAAS
- a CDS encoding flagellar protein FlgN — translated: MSVNDLSAVLWRERELLELLTFKLEEEQLLLAAGRSRWISHASREVEQVLDRLRTTGLERSAQSAAVAEEWGMPSDAPLREVVAAAPSGPWGEILASHLAAMLELTTRIGSLRDENDRFLRIAAQATQETLAGTVTDADTYDASGSSGTATDGARLFDGSL
- a CDS encoding flagellin N-terminal helical domain-containing protein; protein product: MGMSINTNLSALNTYRNLNATQNDLSKSLEKLSSGLRINRAADDAAGLSISEGLKSQVGGLTVAARNAQDGISVVQTAEGGLTETHSILQRMRDLAVQAGNDSNNADSRTAITTEVGELQKELGRIASSTNFNGINLLDGSAGTAKDGKLTFQVGANAGESSQISVDLGKANVKDIASNLTVAGGTDADGNAVAAKISFASNADAQAAITTIDAQIKTVSEARSSIGAVQNRFDHAINVTNVAKENLTAAKSRITDVDMAEEMVKYTRDNILSQAGTSMLAQANQSTQGVLSLLR
- the fliD gene encoding flagellar filament capping protein FliD, whose protein sequence is MSTTSATSSSLAIDGLVSGLKTTDLINSLMSVEQVPQSLLKAKVTTTNSFISSLQTINGLVQSLATKAAVAAKPGSLDLYTASSSATNVTVSASATATAGSVSVTVGQTAAAQVGVTAAMLSWGDTASALTFTKPDGTSTTVTPASGSLDDTVTAINGSAAGVTATKVAAGTDADGTKLYRLQLTSTTTGAANGFTLHRGTAADVTAGTATDVLAEPGAAVVTRASDASVTLWAGTAAAQTVTSGTNTFADLLPGVSVTVSKASTDPTTVTVGRDSTKAQAVASGLVDALNAVTSYYASNTGVTSTTSPTNGTTSTTAGVLLGDATTRSAVQRLTSAMSTPVDGRSPSSIGIVISKDGDFDFDAAAFQKALAADPAGTQAIMSGVAQAVADAATAASDKYTGSITTAITGKQSVVTDLTTQIDSWTDRLTMRRATLQTQYAALETSLSKLQSQSSWLAGQLSSLSQ
- a CDS encoding flagellar basal body protein, translating into MFDSVTSAALQSALDGLSMRQRVIANNIANINTTNYHAEKVQFEDALAKSVVEGDGHTTPTVARSLEPTNTNGNNVDLDEETLSNVDTVLRYQFATQAMNSELTQVRAAMRTNS